From the Calonectris borealis chromosome 15, bCalBor7.hap1.2, whole genome shotgun sequence genome, the window ATATTCTTTATTTCCTActattattctttttaaataacatcaTTAGTTCATCCCTGTTGTTTTCTTGGACAGACTAAGTATCCAAACTGTATTAACTTTCATTCAGAATATATATCCTCAACTCTGTCATTCACAGGAAAGGAGATGACAGAATCACCACAATCCTCTATCATTACACACCACAGATTTGCAGTCCTAGCATTTGATCCGACTTATTTTATGCTACTGAGCCAGTACAACTTGTTAAAGTTAGAATAGTCTTAGCTTCAACTTGCAACAGAAGCCAACTCTCCTCTTTGGCAGTGGAATAAAAGGCAGAATGTGACATCTGAGACATAGATTAGTACACAGAAGTGTACTGATAAAGAAAAGCTAGCTGCCTCCTAAACTTTAAAATTATGTCAATTATTAAGCAAAAATCTCAGTAAATagttattaaataaaacagaacctTTTTAGGGTAGAGAACATAGGACttggttcttccttttttttttttaaaaaaaaaaaaagactggctgCATAGCTGTTCACAATCAGTAGGAATTTATGTAACTCCATTAACAAACCCAATGTTTTCTACATAACCATAACATTTTATAATCTCTGCTCTGCACAGAGCTGTTTGCAAACCACTTGTATGCTACGGTGtgcaaaagagaataattttaCCAGCTTGTACTTTTTATTATGGTAAGTGGGAAACATATTACAGGATTGCACTCACATAATGTACTCATACCTCCTTCTCCagtgtcttctgtttctttttctctttcataaggATAAGATCTTTTTTAGGCTTCAGAGTCCCATTAGCTGGCTTTTGAAAAAAGatatattagaaatatttaaacTGATCTCTAGCTGCACACTAGTTTAACAACACAGTTAAATGTAAGAGTGGATACTGTCACACAGACaatactattaaaaatacatacacacaaaataaaaagcaaacatctCTCTCCCACACATAGGGCAGACAAGTATCAGGTTAGGATGGGTTTTACCATTGTACTTTCTCATAAGCATTACTCTGAATGGACAGCTCATAACCGTTGTGACAGGAAGGAGATTAAGAAAGTTTGAGACATTAGCACCCTCTAAACTCCATAAAAAACACTTTAATCTCTTAACCACAGGTTTGTTTGCAGAATTTCATCCTACATCATGAGTACTGGTAAATCAGTAAGTCAGGGTTATCATTTTTCAACTTGTTAAGCTATGCCTCTTCAAATCCATATCCTCACACATTGCACTGAGAACCTGTATATAAAGTATCATCCCTTCTTTGATGAAACCACTtggtttctgctctgctctgtccACCATATGAAAGCAGAAACACGATCTTCTTAAAAAGAAGCAGCTGCATCGTAATTACATGGTGAGCaagaggcaaaaaaccccaacattgtAACACCAAAGACAACAAGCCACTCTGTAGTCCCAAGTAATCATCATGTGATTCCCAAAGATGCtgcaatttcatttttccttcttagtTACTAAGGAATACAGGCACAATAACGTGTTTCATAGTTAACTCAGGTAGGTTAACAGTAATTGTATAAAGGGGCTACATGATTTAACAAGTCACAGTGAGCTTTAGCTGGAATTGAACAGTGCTACAGACACCACAGAAGAGTCTTACTGTTGATCCAAGAGATTTCAGTCTCCTTCCAGTTACAGGGGTAGGTGCACTCTTCTCACTGTTCAGATTTGTCTCACCTGCAGAAGGATGTAGAAAAGAATGGTAAAGGAagagtgtgtgcatgcacacggtGAGGGAAATTTAACCAAACTAGACAACGTTAATTGGCTTTTTATACAAAAGACAGAATGCCACCTGATTATTAGATTCTCTACTTCACAACCCAATGCCTGCTGTTTTCTTATTACAGGCAGTTCTTATATCAGGCAGTTCAATATTAGTCATCTGAGCACTTGACAGAGTTTAGAAAGAGATGACCAGATGACAGTCAATTTTGAGAATTCAACTTTTGCCAAGTTTTCCCCCACCATCCAAATCCATGCTGTCAGTTTTCAACTGAGGTATGCTTTATATCTGAAAAACCCATGAAAATATCACTAAAATCAAGGTTAATGAAGtagttaaataatttatttgatctCCAGAGGCCCCCCTAATTAGCAGAAGTCACATATAAAGCTATTTATGGAAGATTCAGTTAGACATGTTTTTACAGCTGCTATCCCCTTGAGCCGGAAGGTAGGCAGCGagcccctgcaacagagaacaaTTTCTAAACAAGAACAGAGCAGTAATAGCATGTAAGCACTAACAATTGTAGCATTCAAAGATATTATACCATTGTGTTCTGTGCAATTTTCAGGACTACTTACTCTTCTGTTTCCTAATCCGTTGACCTGTttcagaggacagagaacttttCAGCGCGTCTGAAGATTTAACATCATAGGATCCTCGCAGTGGGGTACATACTAGAAATGAGATTTTCAGAACAGCAGAGAACTGTCAAGGTAAATAATCGGGTTTTCAACTTCAATGAGTTGAGGTTGAGGCTGGTAACAGATCTAAGTTAAACCCacttaaaaagattaaaaaataaaaaacaaaaacaaccaacaactGGAGTCTCAGTTATCCTCATCCTCCacataaagatgaagaaaatataCAGCACACATGGTGGGGGAAAGAGTTTGTTTATGACACCGCTAAAAAAATTAGAAACCGTTATTTATATACACGATATTGCAAGGCATTTTATTAGTCATAGCAGTGCATtaacttccataaagaaaaaacccaaatggttAGAGGATCTTGATGCTAATTGGTGAAAAAGCCAGTCTAAAGTGTTCCAAGATAAAAAGCAaacttaactgtttttttttaaaaaaacatcttctGCCAGTTTAGAAGAGACTACTTAGATGTTATTGAATGCCAAACTTTTCCTCTAAAGAACTAAGTTACTTAAACTtctataaaaaaatttaaaagttttttaaaaaaataaacaattttaagGGAAACAGCAGACAGAAACAAAATGCCTACAAATTCTTCATACAATTATCATTATAGTGAGGTGGTCTCAAGCCCAATAAATGCTTATCTACTTGCTTCAGCTTTCTGCAAATGAGAGCAACTTCATTTAATACGAAAACAGGTGACAGTAGCAGAGAGGCACTCAGCTACAGGCAAAAACTCATCGTGAGaaacttttacattaaaaaacactCTCAGTACCTTCAGTTATGACTAGTTCTGTACGTTTCTCTTGCAGTTTTGTACCACGATATCAGAAGTTAGCAACTGCTGTTTTGTCACTGTTTCATttactacatatatatatatatatatatatgttcactGCTATATTTAGTACCTACGACCAGGATTCGACCTAAGTCGGaatgttttttcctcagaagGAGACTCCTACAAGCGCTTACACGAGCGGTCCTCAAACACGTTGTTACAGGCAACTGCCCTCACGGGGAGTATAGGCAGCAGGACTGGGACACACTGAGGTAACCGCAGTCCGGTCCCCCCTTCCCTCAGGCACTGCTACGaagggctcgggctcgggctcgggctcaggctcccccccccaccgccacccGAGGACAGGAGACCATCGCGCTCGTACCTGAGCTCTCGTTGAAGCGCCGGAGCGGGGCCCTGCAGAAGGCCATGGCAGCGAACAGGGCCGGGTACCGCGCGGCCCTCTCCGCATTCAAAGGGACCAACGGCCACCACCACGCGCCCCGGTCAGCCAATCAGCTTCTCCCGTTCGGGGCTCGCTCACCCAATCAGCGCCCCTTGCACGGAGCACGCGCACCGCCGTGCTAGGGGTGTGCGTGGGAGTGGGTGAAAGCCGCGGAGGGCTGCGCGCATGCGCAGGGCGGGCCGCGCACGTCCGgagcgcggggggcggccggctcccATGTCGGCTCCGTTCGAGGAGCGGAGCGGGGTGGTGCCCTGCGGGACGCCCTGGGGTCGCTGGTACCAGACCTTGGAGGAGGTGTTCATCGAGGTGCAGGTGCCGCCGGGCACCCGGGCTAAGGACGTCcgctgcagcctgcagagccgGCACATCGCGCTCTCCGTGCGGGGCCAGGAGGTGCTGCAGGTACCGGCTGCTCCGGCGGGGGGACGCGgctcgggggcggcggggagctgcgGGCGCCGCCGcgtgagggaggagaagggaggggagggggcggcgagccGTGGCCGGCGCGGCGGGCCTCGGGGCGCCGGGGGCCGCGGGAGCTCCGGGGGGATTGCAGTATCTCTCTGCCGCGTTGCgcgttttttccttcttcttcaaaCATCGAGATTTTGATAAACTAAAAGTGAAATTTACTAGAAACAGTTTCGTCGAACTCCACGATCTTTTAAAGACGGTTGGGAAATAAAGACCACAAATTCACGTGGATTTGCATTCTTCTTTTGCAGTGATTCGGGCAGTGTTTAAGTGCATAGCTTCTGTCAGTGCTGAAAGCCAAAAAAGCCAGATCAAAAGCAGATTTGCCTTCACATTGGTAATGAGCAATTCTTCGTAGCATAATGTGTATACATTGCACCATGGCTGTATATTACCCTTGGCAGAAACACCAGCATTTTCATGGCAAGTCTCTTAAAAATGGCATTACTGCCTGAGAAACACAACCACTTTCAGTGAACTGAGATACTGAAACAGTGACAAGTATTTTTACCGTATtaaatgcttcattaaaaaaaaaaaaagagaaaaaagttgtgTACCAAAAAATAATTGTTTGATCATCTGTGTGCAAGTCTATACTTATAGGGCCAGGTCATCCTATtcattttcagtagaaaacaaGAAGGTAAGTTGGGAGTAAATCTTCACAATTCAGTATGAACCAGATACTGaacaggttttcctgttttgtAATATTGTACATGTCTTTTGCAGGGTAAACTTTTTGACTCTACAATAACTGATGAAGGAACATGGACGTTAGGTAATAATCTACATCTGAAATGACATTATGAGGGCAGCAGAACTTCTCAAAATATGCTGCAGAAGAGTttacccccttttttttaaggggaaagatTACTTTCTTCCCTGTACATAGTTTTGTAAAAAAGACAATCATTATTGCCAGGCTAAGGAACTGAGGTAGTACAAAAGCCCTAGAGATGAAGGTTAATGGAAAAATGCCGTATATTGGAAGGCAGTAGTCAATGGATTAGTGAGAAGTTTTTTGCAAACCCTCATTAAAGCTGGAGAATTACCATACAGTACCACGGTTATGTGGTCTGTGCCTCTCCATAATTGttacttttcttgttttttctcctcctcttatGCATTATGTTTTTGCAATAGGTGACATTATGTGCATTATATTTTTGGGACGGGACAAAATCGACAGACCAAGAGAATCAAAAAGCAATCTAAAAATCACACTAAGGTGCCTACAGATAATGAGCAAAAAAAGCTTCTTTGATCGTTACATCATAAATATTGTAAAGTGTtcagaatattttggtttttggCAATCATTTGTGGACTGTGCCTCTCACTTAATGTTTTCCTAtgatggattttgttttccattcaaTGTTTATTCTAAATATTGATTAATAATTTAGTAACTTAAACAGGAAAACTAGAAGTGTAAACAAACATTGTGAAGTGAAGCCTACTCTTTTCCAGTATGCAAATAATCTTCAAAATACACTTTATAATGCTGTTTTTAATCAATTAAGTAGAACTAAACATCCTACGTGTTAACTTTGAAATGTACTTCCAATATATTGTCTATAGACATActgtctgtttttaaataaattgattaTACCTCCATATGTATAAAACTAAAACCTAGTTCTGGCTTTTATTGGTAATAACTCTCTGTAAAGCCTGACCTCAAATCCTTCATTATTGCCTTAGCTGAGCTGTATATATTAATAGATTAAATCTTTTCTCTGTTGTGAACCTCTCTAAAAGGTTAGTTTATGTTTTCAACAGAAGTACTTATGAACTGTGTTTTAATCCCTTAAAACAGCTTCAGCATTTTGCAGGTCGGAAAGGGGAGAGATGGCCTTATAGGTTATCTTTGCTTCAGCCTTTCtgttaatgtttatttatttattaatagacCTGTTGGCATTGGCATTAGGAATTTAAATTacttcaccaaaaaaaccccatgcttgTTAATGGTGACttcaccaaaacaacaaaaaagactaGCACATAGGACTGAGTTTAATGGTGGTTTTATGTGTCTGTTTTCGTTCAACAGAAGACAGGAAGCTGATACGAATTGCTCTAATGAAGACAAATCGAGATGCTGGAAACTGTTGGACGTCTCTGTTAGAAAATGAATATGCTGCTGATCCTTGGGTACAGGACCAGATGCAAAGGAAACTTACACTGGAGCGATTCCAAAGGGAGGCAAGTTAAAGGACCATAATTACTCCTTGTATTTTGTGCTTGCACACAGAGGTTATGGCCATGAAAGCTGAGCAAAATTGTTCAGCTGTCCAGTGCCATGGAAACATGTACTGTAGTTCAATATATATAGAACGCTCACGAGGCTTTTTCAGTGTACTTTCAAGAGGTTATTCTGTCTGTAGTCTGCCTGAAGGTTTTGTGAAAAGTTAAAATGAGTTTGGGGAGGGGTATTGCTCTTTTAGGGTTTGTTGCATAATACTAACAACTTTTCACTTAAGTTAGGCTACACACAATTTCTGTTATTATCTAGAATTATGACATAGCCATATTTACAACAAACCTCTAACACCAAGCTCTATTGAATATGTTTGTTTATAACATCACATGATGTATAATAGttagctggaaaatattttccttgcccTTTTACTAGAATTGCGTGAATTGTTTTGGGACACCCTTAGCACGCAACTATTCCTATGCAAGTCTGCAGAGTTGCAGAATTACAACTTATTACTTCACAGCTGAATCAGCACACTACATACTGCAACAAAGAACATCATTTTTATGAAACTTGTTATCCAGCCTGGCaggtatttatattttcaaatagtGACTTCAAGGGACACCAGAAGCCAGAAATTTCTCTTAAACTTTTCTTAGTATTTCTTTACTAGGAGATCTAACTGCTTTACAAAGTCATTTTTGCAGTAGGCAACAAAACTATGACAATTCAAGGTTTATTTGTTGATGCATTTTCCAAGAATTTCAGTGCCATGACAAATGGATGACAAGCTGATCGTTATATGTCCTTGTTAGAATGGCAGAATGTTAACAGAAACagttttgggctttttgtttgttggtggtttggttttggtttttttttttttttaaacatttttgttaagAATAATCTGTCTATTAAACTTTTCTCTTACTTCCATCAGAACCCTGGATTTGACTTCAGTGGGGCAGAAATTTCTGGAAATTACAGCAAAGGAGGACCAGACTTTTCTAGTCTTGAAAAGTAAACTTTTTATCTGTGTTCCTTGAAAGGAATTACACATTACATTTAAAGATTGGAATCATATAACTGGTGAAGACTTCAGTGATCTCTTCAGCAGATTGTTGTCAAGTAATTACTTCAGTGAAGAGAAAGAAGATCTCTTCCAGTAGAATGAAGACAAAGTGTTACCAGCTGATTTATAAGCTGCGGTAACTTTCTAATACTAAGGGACAAACTATAGAGAAAGGTGTACACAAAAAAGTAACATCTTTAAGCAGCATGTTGGTCTTggttttttctttagaaacaccATAGTAAACTAGTCAGTTATAAATACACCACTTGTCTTTATGCAAGAATATCTTACTCATCATTGAAAGAATAGA encodes:
- the NUDCD2 gene encoding nudC domain-containing protein 2, yielding MRRAGRARPERGGRPAPMSAPFEERSGVVPCGTPWGRWYQTLEEVFIEVQVPPGTRAKDVRCSLQSRHIALSVRGQEVLQGKLFDSTITDEGTWTLEDRKLIRIALMKTNRDAGNCWTSLLENEYAADPWVQDQMQRKLTLERFQRENPGFDFSGAEISGNYSKGGPDFSSLEK